In a single window of the Bos taurus isolate L1 Dominette 01449 registration number 42190680 breed Hereford chromosome 23, ARS-UCD2.0, whole genome shotgun sequence genome:
- the LOC104975673 gene encoding LOW QUALITY PROTEIN: pre-mRNA-splicing regulator WTAP (The sequence of the model RefSeq protein was modified relative to this genomic sequence to represent the inferred CDS: inserted 1 base in 1 codon) — protein MDIMKLYVSMPYREETMSLVKVWKCRMGMPQHNVLKLLEMARFPFSEEERGGRRRRRGPTAWAARGQRGVCLCDWVGAGAASVWRGFKMTNEEPLPKKVRLSETDFKVMARDELILRWKQYEAYVQALEGKYTDLNSNDVTGLRESEEKLKQQQQESARRENILVMRLATKEQEMQECTTQIQYLKQVQQPSVAQLRSAMVDPAINLLFLKMKSELEQTKDKLEQAQNELSAWKFTRDSQTGKKLMAKCRMLIQENQELGRQLSQGRIAQLEAELALQKKYREELKSSQDELNDFIIQLDEEVEGMQSTILVLQQQLKETRQQLAQYQQQQSQAAGPSTSRTTSSEPVGQAEATGKDCXRLANGPSNGSSSRQRTSGSGFHREGDTAEDDFPSSPGNGNKASSSSEERTGRGGSSYVNQLSAGYESVDSPTGSENSLTHHSNDTDSSHDPQEEKPVSGKGNRTAASRHVQNGLNSSVNVQGSVL, from the exons ATGGACATCATGAAACTATATGTCAGCATGCCATACAGAGAGGAGACAATGAGCCTAGTGAAAGTTTGGAAATGCAGAATGGGGATGCCACAG cataatgtcctcaagttgttggaaatggcaagatttcctttttcGGAGGAGGAGCGCGggggccggcggcggcggcgcggtcCGACGGCCTGGGCGGCGAGAGGACAGCGCGGGGTCTGCCTATGTGACTGGGTGGGCGCCGGCGCGGCCTCCGTCTGGAGAGGATTCAAGATGACCAACGAAGAACCTCTTCCCAAAAAGGTTCGACTGAGTGAAACAGACTTCAAAGTTATGGCACGAGATGAATTAATTCTAAGGTGGAAACAGTATGAAGCCTATGTGCAAGCTTTGGAGGGCAAGTACACAGATCTCAACTCTAATGATGTAACTGGCTTAAGGGAatctgaagaaaaactaaagcagcagcagcaagaatctGCACGCAGGGAAAACATTCTTGTAATGCGACTAGCAACCAAGGAGCAAGAAATGCAAGAGTGTACTACTCAGATCCAGTACCTCAAGCAAGTCCAGCAGCCTAGTGTTGCACAACTGAGATCAGCAATGGTGGACCCAGCGATCAACTTGTTATtcctaaaaatgaaaagtgaactgGAACAGACTAAAGACAAACTGGAACAAGCCCAAAATGAACTGAGTGCCTGGAAGTTTACGCGTGATAGCCAAACAGGCAAAAAGTTAATGGCGAAGTGTCGAATGCTTATCCAGGAGAATCAAGAGCTTGGAAGGCAGCTGTCCCAGGGACGTATTGCACAACTTGAAGCAGAGTTGGCTTTACAGAAGAAATATAGGGAGGAGCTTAAAAGCAGTCAGGATGAACTGAATGACTTCATCATTCAACTTGACGAAGAAGTAGAGGGTATGCAGAGTACCATTCTAGTTCTTCAGCAACAACTGAAGGAGACGCGCCAGCAGTTGGCTCAGTACCAACAGCAGCAGTCTCAAGCCGCAGGCCCGAGTACCAGCAGGACTACATCTTCGGAGCCTGTAGGACAGGCAGAGGCCACAGGTAAAGACT ATCGTCTGGCCAACGGACCAAGTAATGGCAGTTCCTCCCGGCAGAGGACGTCTGGGTCTGGATTTCACAGGGAGGGGGACACAGCCGAAGATGACTttccttcttctccagggaatgggAATAAGGCCTCCAGCAGCTCGGAGGAGAGAACTGGCAGAGGAGGTAGTAGTTACGTAAACCAACTCAGTGCGGGGTATGAAAGTGTAGACTCTCCCACGGGCAGTGAAAACTCTCTCACACACCACTCAAATGACACAGACTCCAGTCATGACCCGCAAGAGGAGAAACCCGTGAGTGGGAAAGGTAACCGAACTGCGGCTTCCCGCCACGTTCAGAATGGCTTGAACTCAAGTGTAAATGTACAGGGTTCAgttttgtaa
- the ZNF389 gene encoding zinc finger protein 389 isoform X1, with amino-acid sequence MDPHQKVPSTYNGYTLQIPENEKASYNWYEDQLESHEARSAEERRYTCSECGKKFAQSSGLVRHQRIHTGEKPYECDHCGKAFSVRSTLTVHERIHTGEKPYACNECRKAFSVRAHLIIHQRIHNGEKPYECNECGKAFSVSSDLIKHQRIHSGEKPYECDECGKGFSVSSALIKHQRIHTGEKPYECKECGKAFYVNSALINHQRIHSGEKPYKCGECRKAFSQISTLIHHQRIHTGEKPYECDECGKAFRGSSNLTKHQKIHAKGKCDQ; translated from the coding sequence ATGGATCCACACCAGAAGGTCCCCAGCACATATAATGGGTATACTTTACAGATTCCTGAGAATGAAAAAGCTTCTTATAACTGGTATGAGGACCAGTTAGAAAGTCATGAGGCGAGGTCTGCAGAAGAAAGACGGTATACATGCAGTGAATGTGGAAAGAAGTTTGCTCAGAGCTCAGGCCTTGTTCGACATCAGAGaatccacactggagagaaaccctatgagTGTGATCACTGTGGAAAAGCCTTCAGTGTACGCTCAACTCTCACTGTGCATGAAAGAATCCACACTGGTGAGAAACCCTATGCTTGTAATGAGTGTAGGAAAGCTTTCAGTGTGAGGGCACACCTGATTATACATCAGAGAATCCACAatggagagaaaccctatgaatgtaatgaatgtggcaAAGCATTTAGTGTGAGCTCAGACCTCATCAAACATCAGAGAATCCACTCTGGTGAGAAACCTTATGAGTGTGATGAGTGTGGGAAGGGCTTCAGTGTGAGTTCAGCCCTTATCAAACATCAGAGAATCCACACAGGAGAGAAGCCATATGAGTGTAAGGAGTGTGGGAAGGCCTTCTATGTGAACTCAGCCCTTATTAATCATCAGAGGATTCATTCTGGAGAAAAGCCCTATAAATGTGGAGAATGCAGAAAAGCATTCAGCCAAATCTCAACGCTTATTCATCACCAGAGAatccatactggagagaaaccatacgAGTGTGATGAGTGTGGGAAAGCGTTCCGTGGGAGCTCTAATCTTACTAAACACCAGAAAATACACGCTAAAGGAAAGTGTGATCAATGA